A portion of the Gorilla gorilla gorilla isolate KB3781 chromosome X, NHGRI_mGorGor1-v2.1_pri, whole genome shotgun sequence genome contains these proteins:
- the LOC101136534 gene encoding small ribosomal subunit protein uS17m-like translates to MSIVHLSVHAKWIVGKVTGTKMQKTAKVRVIRLVLNPHLLKYYNKRKTYFAHNALQQCTIGDIVLLKASPVPRTKHVKHELAEIVFKVGKLVDPVTGKPCAGTTYLESPLSSETTQVSKNLEELNISSAQ, encoded by the coding sequence ATGTCCATAGTTCATTTATCTGTTCATGCCAAATGGATTGTGGGGAAGGTGACTGGGACAAAAATGCAAAAGACTGCTAAAGTGAGAGTGATCAGGCTTGTTCTGAATCCCCATTTATTAAAGTATTATAATAAGCGAAAAACGTACTTTGCTCACAATGCCCTTCAGCAGTGCACAATTGGGGATATCGTGCTTCTCAAAGCTTCACCTGTTCCACGAACAAAGCATGTGAAACATGAACTGGCTGAGATTGTTTTCAAAGTTGGAAAACTCGTAGATCCAGTGACAGGAAAACCTTGTGCAGGAACTACCTACCTGGAGAGTCCATTGAGTTCGGAAACCACCCAGGTAAGCAAAAATCTGGAAGAACTCAATATCTCTTCAGCACAGtga